In the genome of Aricia agestis chromosome 4, ilAriAges1.1, whole genome shotgun sequence, the window acataattattattttaaaatcaaacattttcctctgatacttaagacatcgataataattataatatacatgtaataattatgaacaaaccttgtacgactcgGGCGTATCCGaaactgtccgagcacctagagaagaTGTTTttagattacaaaaatctatgtgctaaattatttcagaattgaaattaaaaacttacgtaaattttgtacttataactcacaatcaatataatattttaataacagttagcacttttttttttaatgaaataagggggcaaatgagcaaatgggtcacctgatggaaagcaacttccgtcgcccatggacacccgcagcataagaagagctgcaggtgcgttgccggccttttaagagggaatagggtaataggaaagggtagggatgggaagggaatagaagagggtagggaagagaatagggtagggggttgggcctccggtaaactcactcactcggcgaaacatagcgcaagcactgtttcacgccggttttctgtgagaacgtggtatttctccggtcaagccggcccattcgtgccgaagtatggctctcccacgtataaattatacgtatatttttttgttcatttacaatgttaaaggaaatacttatttgttttttgtcgattgaacgtaatttattacattatgttttttgttatgttgtaaaaaaatccgtagaaagaaatatgagaatacccatatcatcttataacgcatttagtataatgtcagccagaccctaaaatttcgtttatgattaaattgttacatcttgcataacactgtccatggcgactttgtaaaaattttgtaattaaataattttttgattattgcacttttagaataacatgtaaatttaataagacgaacgcaaagagaccagcttaattttatgcaaataccctagcatccaacttaaataaaccatcttttttgggtcgacaaaaatacaagaaatttaagcataattttaaacaattcacttacagatgaaaggttattcctgtattaaaagtcgtatatctgtaatctgtatgacttctacaccatttcacggggcatttaggcattttaacaacaaaaatattgtaaaaaaagctacttaaaaagtaagtaaacaaacctatgtaggtaaacaaattgtaaaatgagtttgacaaaattgtcatgtcagcctggttgaatgtcactcgagtatatatagttaaagatccaatgggaccaaaatagaattaggtgtaccacagggatccattttaggaccatttctttttctcatctacattaatgacttaccttatctagttaaggataatgagatagtactttttgctgatgacacttcacttatttttaaagtgaagcgacggcactcaaattacgacgaggtaaatagtgctctctcaaaaatagtacattggtttaatgttaataacttacttttaaactctaagaaaaccaaatgtttaaaatttactttgctcaatgttaggcaagttcaaaccaatttactattaaatgatgagaaaatgaatttggtggactccactgcattcttaggcattacattagataataaattacagtggggtcctcatattgctaatcttgcaggtaagctcagttctgcagcatatgcagtcagaaaaattagagaaatttctgatgaagacacggcaagactagtttattttagttattttcacagtagaatgtcttatggtatccttttatggggaaacgctgccgacatcaatacaatttttgtgctgcagaagcgagctatacgctcaatttataaaatgtcagcttttcaatctttgagagaaaagtttaaagaaattggtattctaactgttgcttctcaatacattttggataatgtattgtatgttagaaagaatttaattaaatttaaaactaaaagtgatagtcacggtagaaacactagaaataggcacaagctggaaataccagtgatcagacttagcaaaataagtaaatcttttaaaggtcaatgtatacgcctttacaataaaatcccggaaaacgttcaaaatctatcaattaataaatttaaaaaagtaattaaagaacgtttgtgtgccaaagcctactatacggtcaacgatttcctaaacgatagcacatcttgggagtaggatggctgcttgcaaggctgcttctacatttattatatctgacttacaattgtgtattcatattgtatagattaagttatttacattgtaaattttattttttttaaaagacaaattttccacttttttactaaaaagtggccccgtgcgagtttcttacgccggttcttctcgccgggttagttcccgaaccggtggtaggcaacatgtagttcaacgttctgaaaatatttgattcaaatttattcagaaataaaacaatttttttttatttttatatatataataaaataaataaaaataaaataaaaatagcctttattttCTACTACAATTTACAAGcatgattaattattaacaattataaagtatattcattttAAGTAGTAGTCGCCTCTTCGGCGTAGGCCTCTCCTAAATCCTTCCAGCAGTTTCTATCCCGTGTCATTCTCATCCATAGGGGTCCGCATCTCTCTTTAAATATATCTCTCCATCTTTTATTTGGTCTTCCTTTTTTCCTTTTCCTGTCTCTCGGTACCCACTCAGTTAGACGTTTCGTCCATCTATTACCTGTATGTCTGCATATGTGTCCTGCCCAGTGCCACTTAAGTAATCTTGTTCTTTTTCTCGCGTCTATTACCTTTGTTGTCTTCCTAATGTTTGTATTATTTACCTTGTCCGATAATTTGAGGCCGAGCATGCTTCTTTCCATTTTCCTCTGACAGATGGCTATGCTTTCCTCGTCTTCCTTTCTTAGGGACCACGTCTGACAACCATATGTAAGGCATGGCAGTATTGCGacttcgaaaacttttttctttattgctatattcatatttttatttttcatgattTCCTTTAGTGACCAGTATTTCTTCCAGCTTAAAGTAATTCTCCTTTTTATTTCCTTTTCCGTGTTGTTTTCAAAAGATACTAGCTGCCCTAAGTAAACATATTCTGATACATATTCTATTTTTTCATTATCTACtaatatttcaaattttaaaaagtagttaaagaacgtttgtgtgccaaagcctactatacggtcaacgatttcctaaacgatagcacatcttgggagtaggatggcttcttgcaaggctacttcttcattattataggacttacaattatgtttgtggatattgtatataatatttagttacaaaattgtaaactttattttaaaagattaatttttttctcactttttttggtaaaaaagtgggccccgtgcgagtttcttacgccggttcttctcgccgggctagttcccgaaccggtggtaggcatcatgtaggacattctgaaaacatttattttaaatttattcagaaataaaacaattttgatttgatttgattatttacaaatattcaaaacttttgaattttgattgattgatacaCTTGGATTCATCGAAATCCTGAGTCTTCATGCACATAAATATAACCACTAATAAACTTTATGTACTAAAACAACTACTTGAACTGACCTTGTGCAATAGCCGATATCGTATCGCGAAATGGGAATATGCTAGGTATAACAATGTAACTAGGGAGTATGtttaatcaattattataagtacttagttACATTGTTCCTGCAAGGAATTTTAAAGACTTGAGAGCAGTAGTCAATCGTAATAATTCCATAATGAACGATATAGAACTAGAAAATCTAAGGACGGAATTAGAGCACGAGAATTCTTGcaggttataattttattagaataTCTATATCATGCCTGCTTAACACCttagctaataataattattatattcttattatattaatagcaAAAACAGCAGACATCTACTTAGGAAGTAACCATTACCACTTGTCTGCTACTAACATCCACCTGTTTTAATTATTCCAGAGAATCAGCAGCATGGCAGAATGGTCAATTGGAGAAGCAGATAGTTTGTATGCAGGAAGAGTTGCGCAAGGCCGACTATCCCTGGGACCTGGACGACGATCTACAACGAGAGAGCATAAGACACAAGCAGCTGCTTGAGGTGATTGATACATTAAAAGAACAGTTGCCTCTATTGAAGGAAAAAATCAAGAACGCGAAAGTTTGTGGACCAGGTAAGGTCACTGACTTACATGCAAAGGGGCGATAAACCGTAAATCAGGCCCCACTCCACAAAATTATGCCAACTTCCTTACTAAAAAAATTGAAGGTCTTTGTCTGCCATGTGACTTTTCCAATATATCAGACAGAGACAAGCAGACCCTGTATATAGTCATCGGACGtgtaaatataaatacttaCGGGACATtaattcttttgtttttttaatacttgGATCTGTTACAGATTGTAAATTAAAACATGATGACCTGAATATCAATTTGGACATACTAACCCCTGTAAGTACCAAAACTTCATACATACTGCATACAActtctaaattaattttgatcTAAATATAAACAATGCGGCTTTTTATATTCAGGTTTGTCACGGgtttacttataaaaattgtttaatcCACATgaagtacttatatatattttttttactgactAGGCCGAGTTACTGCGTACCGTAAAGCGATTCGAACGGCTCAAAACAGATCTAATTAGTACATTACGTAGCAAGGAATGGAGACTGGATTCGGAATCGAAGGTAATTTTCTTCTTATAATACGAATGTGAAGGGTCAGTTTTTAACCGAGTTCCTTTCATTCCAAATTTTGAACAAggactaataattattatacagtcTGTAGTGTGTATGAGTAACAAAATTACGTGTATTGTGTAACGTTAAATTCATACGCGAGTAAAACTGTAAAAGAGCAAATAGCGTTAAGCCTTTTCAAAATTTCAGTTCATCCGGCAACTTAACtttataaaactaataataCGTACCttattgtaaaatgtattttatagcTCTTCGTGAGAGTTAACGACCAAAGGACGTATTTGCAAAATGAACTGATGATatgtcaaaataatataatgcgtTTGCAAAAGAATGGACCATATTTCAAGTAAGTAGCACTTGAAACCTACAAACtatcaataat includes:
- the LOC121726374 gene encoding uncharacterized protein LOC121726374 yields the protein MNDIELENLRTELEHENSCRESAAWQNGQLEKQIVCMQEELRKADYPWDLDDDLQRESIRHKQLLEVIDTLKEQLPLLKEKIKNAKVCGPDCKLKHDDLNINLDILTPAELLRTVKRFERLKTDLISTLRSKEWRLDSESKLFVRVNDQRTYLQNELMICQNNIMRLQKNGPYFKNVPRKPDERVLDPKRGPIKKIFGNERLPPLVT